One Electrophorus electricus isolate fEleEle1 chromosome 13, fEleEle1.pri, whole genome shotgun sequence DNA segment encodes these proteins:
- the lck gene encoding tyrosine-protein kinase Lck produces MGNCSSYDSADEFSYHPDDEICEQCNCPIPPGNHMYDVKSPIISNYTAPPLSPLPDKLVVAMYSYKPCHSDDLGFEKGEKMKILTEDDPEWYMAESLLTGQKGYIPRNFVAKPNSMETEGWFFKNLSRNDAMRLLLAPGNTQGSFLVRESETTPGSFSLSVRDLDQNQGDVIKHYRIRNLDAGGFYITSKISFSCLSELVKHYSRDADGLCTRLLKPCQTRVPQKPWWQDEWEVSRESLKLERRLGQGQFGEVWMGLYNNNRRVAIKSLKQGTMSIGAFLAEANLMKNLQHPRLVRLFAVVTQEPIYIITEFMENGSLVDFLKTAEGANLQMNTLIDMASQVADGMAYIEHKNYIHRDLRAANILVSEELICKIADFGLARLIENNEYTAREGAKFPIKWTAPEAINYGTFSIKSDVWSFGVLLTEIVTYGRIPYPGMTNPEVIQNLERGYRMPQPDNCPEDLYVIMTKCWEEIPENRPTFEYLRSVLEDFFTATERQYQDQPC; encoded by the exons ATGGGGAACTGTAGCTCCTACGATTCTGCTGATGAATTCTCCTACCATCCTGATGATGAGATCTGTGAGCAATGCAACTGTCCAATTCCACCTGGGAaccat ATGTATGATGTCAAGAGTCCGATCATCTCCAACTACacagctcctcccctctccccactTCCAG ATAAGTTGGTGGTGGCCATGTACAGCTATAAACCTTGCCACAGTGATGACCTGGGCTTCGAAAAAGGCGAGAAGATGAAGATTCTGACTGA AGACGATCCAGAGTGGTACATGGCCGAGTCCCTGTTGACTGGACAGAAGGGATACATACCACGCAACTTCGTGGCCAAACCCAACAGCATGGAAACAGAAGG CTGGTTTTTTAAGAACCTCTCCAGGAATGATGCCATGAGGCTCCTGCTGGCTCCAGGCAACACACAAGGCTCCTTCCTGGTCCGGGAGAGTGAGACCACCCCAG GTAGTTTCTCTCTGTCAGTGCGAGATCTGGATCAAAATCAGGGCGATGTCATCAAGCACTACAGGATCCGGAACTTAGACGCTGGTGGCTTCTACATCACCAGCAAGATCTCCTTCAGCTGCCTGTCTGAGCTGGTCAAACATTACTCAC GCGACGCCGACGGCCTGTGCACGCGTCTACTGAAGCCGTGCCAGACGCGGGTGCCCCAGAAGCCGTGGTGGCAGGATGAGTGGGAGGTGTCACGCGAGTCCCTCAAGCTGGAGAGGAGACTGGGTCAGGGCCAGTTTGGAGAggtgtggatgg GTCTGTACAACAACAACCGGAGAGTCGCCATTAAGAGTCTCAAGCAGGGCACAATGTCTATCGGGGCCTTTCTGGCGGAGGCCAACCTGATGAAGAACCTTCAGCACCCACGACTCGTACGACTCTTTGCCGTGGTGACGCAAGAGCCCATCTACATCATCACAGAGTTCATGGAAAATG GGAGCTTGGTGGATTTTCTGAAGACGGCCGAGGGAGCGAATCTGCAGATGAACACCCTGATCGACATGGCTTCTCAG GTGGCAGATGGAATGGCTTACATAGAGCACAAGAACTACATTCACCGGGACCTGCGTGCGGCCAACATCCTGGTGTCCGAGGAGCTCATCTGCAAGATCGCGGATTTCGGCCTCGCCAGGCTCATTGAGAACAACGAGTACACAGCCAGGGAAG GTGCCAAGTTTCCCATCAAGTGGACAGCGCCCGAAGCCATAAACTATGGTACCTTCTCCATCAAATCAGACGTCTGGTCCTTCGGAGTCCTGCTGACGGAGATTGTGACTTATGGGAGAATCCCTTATCCAG GCATGACCAATCCGGAGGTGATCCAGAACTTGGAAAGGGGCTACCGAATGCCCCAGCCAGACAACTGTCCCGAGGACCTCTACGTCATCATGACCAAGTGCTGGGAAGAAATCCCAGAAAACCGGCCCACGTTTGAGTACCTGCGCAGCGTCCTGGAGGACTTCTTTACGGCCACCGAGCGCCAGTATCAGGACCAGCCGTGCTGA